One region of Bacteroidota bacterium genomic DNA includes:
- a CDS encoding glycosyltransferase: MVNYFLFFFCLAVFVVFYSYVLFPLILSFLANGKTFRHAISEISSDLPAVSIVISAFNEERVIGEKLKSILKSVYPKDKMEILVGSDASNDATEKIVRSIAETDSRIRFIQFGERRGKPSVINDLVREAKNPILILTDANVMFEPDTIAYLNRHFISAEIGLVGANILNIGMKKDGISMQEKSYIERENRIKYQEGLIWGSMMGPFGGCYALRKDLFAPVPSNFLVDDFFISMKVLEKGYKCINELEAICYEDVSNEVKQEYKRKARVSTGNFQNLKVFSGFLLKPFSPAGYCFISHKVLRWLTPFLILVSLLSLVAMLMLTGHPLFKILLGGELLLLFTPVIDSLMGKAGIHLRLLRFVSYFSLMNLALLHGFFRFLFGVRNNIWTPTKRNI; encoded by the coding sequence ATGGTCAATTATTTCCTCTTCTTTTTCTGTCTGGCTGTTTTTGTCGTTTTCTATAGCTATGTTTTGTTTCCCCTCATTCTTTCCTTCCTTGCAAATGGTAAAACTTTCCGGCATGCAATAAGTGAAATAAGCTCAGACTTACCGGCGGTGAGTATCGTAATTTCAGCATTCAATGAAGAGCGGGTAATCGGAGAAAAATTGAAAAGCATTTTAAAATCCGTTTATCCAAAAGATAAAATGGAAATCCTTGTTGGATCAGATGCTTCCAACGACGCGACCGAAAAGATTGTCAGATCAATTGCAGAAACAGATTCCAGAATTCGTTTTATACAATTTGGAGAGAGAAGAGGAAAGCCCTCTGTAATCAATGATTTGGTGCGCGAAGCAAAAAATCCTATCCTGATCCTTACGGATGCAAATGTCATGTTTGAACCTGACACCATCGCATATTTAAACCGACATTTTATTTCAGCTGAAATAGGTTTGGTTGGCGCCAATATTCTAAACATCGGGATGAAAAAAGACGGAATCTCCATGCAGGAGAAATCGTATATAGAAAGAGAAAATAGAATTAAATACCAGGAAGGACTCATCTGGGGTTCCATGATGGGACCTTTCGGTGGTTGTTATGCACTGCGGAAGGATCTTTTCGCCCCTGTGCCCTCTAATTTTCTGGTGGATGATTTTTTTATTTCCATGAAAGTACTTGAGAAAGGATATAAATGTATTAATGAACTGGAGGCGATTTGTTACGAGGATGTTTCCAATGAAGTAAAACAGGAATACAAACGAAAAGCAAGAGTCTCCACAGGAAATTTTCAGAACCTCAAGGTCTTTTCCGGTTTCCTTCTCAAACCATTTTCACCTGCAGGTTATTGTTTTATCAGCCATAAGGTATTGCGATGGTTGACGCCATTTCTCATCCTCGTTTCTCTCCTCAGCCTTGTGGCTATGCTGATGCTTACCGGCCATCCACTATTTAAAATTTTGCTTGGCGGAGAATTATTACTGCTCTTTACACCTGTCATCGATAGCCTCATGGGTAAAGCAGGCATTCATTTGCGCCTGCTTCGTTTTGTTTCATATTTCTCGCTGATGAATCTTGCTCTCTTGCATGGATTTTTTAGATTTTTGTTTGGTGTAAGGAACAATATCTGGACTCCGACAAAACGGAATATCTAA
- a CDS encoding glycosyltransferase family 2 protein, translated as MAGTQKRIAVVILNWNGRFFLESFLPDVIRFSQDLAEIIVADNASSDDSIAWLKKHLPEVRIIQLDKNLGFTGGYNEALKQVSNEYYVLLNSDVRVTEGWLSPLLDLMDQNPDRAACQPKICSLAHPTEFEYAGAGGGFIDHYGYPFCRGRIFYSLEKDEGQFNDSRQVFWASGACMFIRSSVFHELNGFDSNFFAHMEEIDLCWRIHREGKEVWYCGASTVYHVGGGTLPKNNPRKTYLNFRNNLLMLYKNLPVDLFPKVIIARTILDSAAALIFLIRNGKADFKAVIQAHRDFHAMKKGYKGFRTNTHNVHNQYFNLIYWRSIVLAFYLFKSRKFSDLNRFPQAHDAGRKV; from the coding sequence ATGGCAGGCACACAAAAACGAATTGCGGTAGTCATTCTGAACTGGAACGGAAGATTCTTTCTGGAATCATTTCTTCCTGATGTGATCCGGTTTAGCCAGGACCTTGCGGAAATAATTGTAGCCGACAATGCCTCTTCGGATGATTCCATTGCCTGGTTGAAAAAGCACCTTCCGGAAGTCAGGATTATTCAGCTGGATAAAAACCTGGGTTTTACAGGTGGATATAATGAAGCTCTGAAACAGGTTTCGAACGAGTATTATGTACTCCTTAATTCAGATGTAAGGGTTACAGAAGGATGGCTATCACCGCTGCTTGATCTGATGGATCAAAATCCGGACAGAGCAGCCTGTCAGCCCAAAATTTGTTCCCTGGCACACCCCACCGAATTTGAATACGCGGGTGCCGGAGGAGGTTTTATTGATCATTACGGTTATCCTTTTTGCAGAGGGAGAATCTTTTATTCTTTGGAAAAAGATGAGGGACAATTCAACGATTCGCGCCAGGTATTCTGGGCATCCGGAGCTTGCATGTTTATTCGTTCTTCAGTCTTCCACGAATTGAATGGCTTTGATTCCAATTTCTTCGCCCACATGGAAGAGATTGATCTGTGCTGGAGGATTCATCGGGAAGGAAAGGAAGTCTGGTATTGCGGTGCTTCCACTGTTTATCATGTCGGCGGCGGAACCTTACCCAAGAACAATCCCCGAAAAACCTATCTGAATTTCCGTAATAATCTGTTGATGTTGTACAAAAATCTGCCGGTGGATTTATTCCCTAAGGTGATCATTGCCCGTACAATACTCGATTCTGCGGCTGCTTTGATCTTTCTGATCAGGAATGGTAAGGCCGATTTCAAAGCTGTTATTCAGGCTCACAGGGATTTTCATGCCATGAAAAAGGGTTATAAAGGATTCCGAACCAATACGCATAATGTTCATAATCAGTATTTTAATCTTATTTACTGGAGATCCATTGTGCTTGCCTTTTACCTTTTTAAATCAAGGAAATTTTCCGACCTTAATAGATTCCCCCAGGCTCATGATGCCGGTAGAAAGGTGTAA
- a CDS encoding GWxTD domain-containing protein gives MKKVCFFLLLILSCQRSFGALNAYFAYATYDQPGHSAYVETYLNIVGSSVKLKPDAQGKYIGTLEIQWVFKKGDQIVHFDKYNLHSPALDSSTQFSPDFIDQQRVVLDTGKYNIELKISDKNSGDAPYTVHQDIQVSFPSSQVSISDIELLESYIPAKTATTFTKSGYDVLPYILGYYPPEISSLKFYAEIYRTKQFLSDEYLVKYYISNNENRLLQNDLVNYKKQNPADVNVILGEIPITNLASGNYMLTVEVRNKDNKLVTYRQVFFQRSNIKQTLADKNESVTLDINNSFVSNISSKDTLKEFIACLAPISSNLDVQIAENQMALGDEQNMKQYILHFWTVKNPKDPEGAWNAYKAEVNKVNASFSTLNKRGYEADRGRVYLQYGPPNSITSDNIDPNAIPYEIWHYYAIQNQSNRKFVFYNPDGVSNDYKLLHSDANGELKDDSWELKLHSRSQQFNDPDKENSIDIYGTKTKDNFKNPK, from the coding sequence ATGAAAAAAGTCTGTTTCTTCCTTCTCCTTATCCTTTCATGTCAAAGGTCTTTTGGGGCACTGAACGCATATTTTGCTTATGCCACCTATGATCAGCCGGGACATTCCGCTTATGTTGAAACCTATTTGAATATAGTTGGCAGCAGTGTAAAACTGAAACCGGATGCACAGGGTAAATACATCGGTACTCTTGAAATTCAATGGGTTTTCAAAAAAGGTGATCAGATCGTACATTTTGATAAATACAATCTGCACAGTCCGGCTTTAGACAGTTCCACTCAGTTTTCTCCTGATTTTATCGATCAGCAGAGAGTAGTTTTAGACACTGGAAAATACAATATTGAACTGAAAATCTCCGATAAAAATTCAGGTGATGCACCCTATACGGTACATCAGGATATTCAGGTCTCTTTCCCTTCCTCACAGGTAAGTATTTCTGATATCGAATTGCTGGAATCCTATATTCCCGCAAAGACTGCTACCACATTTACGAAAAGTGGTTATGATGTCCTTCCCTATATCCTGGGCTACTATCCTCCGGAAATTTCCAGTCTGAAATTCTACGCGGAGATCTATCGGACAAAGCAATTTCTGAGTGATGAATACCTCGTGAAATATTACATTTCAAATAATGAAAACAGGTTGTTGCAAAATGATCTTGTCAATTATAAAAAACAGAATCCGGCGGATGTCAATGTGATTCTTGGTGAAATCCCTATTACAAACCTGGCTTCCGGAAATTACATGCTTACCGTAGAAGTTAGGAACAAAGATAACAAACTGGTCACTTACCGTCAGGTCTTTTTCCAGAGGAGCAATATCAAACAAACGCTGGCTGACAAGAATGAATCGGTGACACTTGATATCAACAATTCTTTTGTGTCGAACATTAGCAGCAAAGACACGCTGAAAGAATTCATCGCATGCCTGGCTCCGATTTCATCCAACCTGGATGTACAGATTGCTGAAAATCAGATGGCGCTTGGTGATGAACAAAATATGAAACAATACATCCTGCATTTCTGGACGGTAAAAAATCCGAAAGATCCCGAAGGTGCCTGGAACGCTTACAAGGCGGAAGTGAACAAAGTGAATGCAAGTTTTTCAACTCTGAACAAACGTGGTTATGAAGCTGATCGCGGTCGGGTTTATCTTCAGTATGGTCCGCCGAATTCCATCACCAGCGACAACATTGATCCAAACGCTATTCCCTATGAGATCTGGCATTATTACGCCATTCAAAATCAGAGCAACCGTAAATTTGTGTTTTACAATCCGGATGGAGTTTCAAACGATTACAAGCTCCTGCATTCAGATGCAAACGGAGAGCTGAAGGATGACAGCTGGGAGCTCAAATTACACAGTCGTTCACAGCAATTCAATGATCCTGATAAAGAAAATTCTATTGATATTTACGGTACAAAAACCAAGGATAATTTCAAAAATCCAAAGTAA